A genomic stretch from Chryseobacterium sp. SNU WT5 includes:
- the pepE gene encoding dipeptidase PepE: MNILLASTSTLFGGNYLEYIRAEIKELFLGVDEIIFVPFARPGGISHDDYTDKAKEFFEKFNIKVKGLHECDNQNQAVNEAQGFFTGGGNTFLLVKTLHEKNLMSTLKENVEKGKPYLGTSAGSNIGGLNMKTTNDMPIVYPASFECMGLVPFNINPHYLDPNPDLKHNGETRETRIKEFLTQNDTKVIGLREGNWIRKIGDRITVEGDKKTRIFEKGKDPYEIISGTEL; the protein is encoded by the coding sequence CGCTGAAATCAAGGAACTCTTTCTGGGCGTTGACGAAATAATATTTGTCCCATTTGCCAGGCCAGGTGGAATATCGCATGATGACTATACGGACAAGGCGAAAGAGTTTTTTGAAAAGTTCAATATAAAAGTAAAAGGCTTGCATGAATGTGATAATCAAAACCAAGCGGTTAATGAAGCGCAAGGCTTTTTTACAGGTGGTGGAAATACTTTTTTATTGGTAAAAACTTTACACGAAAAGAATTTGATGAGCACTTTGAAAGAAAACGTTGAGAAAGGGAAACCTTATTTAGGTACAAGCGCAGGTTCCAATATTGGCGGACTAAATATGAAAACGACCAATGATATGCCAATTGTTTACCCGGCAAGTTTTGAATGTATGGGATTGGTTCCTTTTAACATCAATCCACATTATCTTGATCCAAATCCAGATTTAAAACATAATGGTGAAACAAGAGAGACCAGGATCAAAGAATTTTTAACCCAAAACGATACTAAAGTGATTGGACTTCGGGAAGGGAACTGGATTCGGAAAATTGGAGATCGAATTACCGTTGAAGGGGATAAAAAAACCAGAATATTTGAAAAAGGAAAAGATCCTTATGAAATTATATCCGGAACAGAATTATAA
- a CDS encoding acyl-CoA thioesterase, which translates to MIHTTHSIRVRYAETDPMKYVYYGNYATYFEVARVELFRKLGIPYEEIERQGIWLPVSEFSIKYLKPALYDQLLEVHTYIRKIPGVKIEFEYEIYNESKQKITEAKTTLFFLDSKINKVIKCPDFLMELLMKNWEK; encoded by the coding sequence ATGATACATACAACACACTCAATTCGTGTACGTTACGCCGAAACTGATCCTATGAAATACGTCTATTACGGCAACTACGCTACTTATTTTGAAGTAGCAAGAGTAGAACTTTTCCGCAAACTCGGGATACCATATGAAGAGATCGAAAGGCAAGGAATTTGGTTACCGGTTTCTGAATTTTCCATTAAGTATTTAAAACCAGCCTTGTATGATCAACTACTCGAAGTCCACACTTACATTAGAAAAATACCAGGGGTAAAAATAGAATTTGAATATGAAATTTATAATGAATCTAAACAAAAAATAACGGAAGCAAAAACAACCTTATTTTTTCTAGATTCTAAAATTAACAAGGTAATTAAGTGTCCAGATTTCTTAATGGAATTGCTAATGAAAAACTGGGAAAAGTAA
- the dnaA gene encoding chromosomal replication initiator protein DnaA gives MDENLTLIWEKCLQFMRDNLNAAEDNTDLKKLENSFDLLFDNVQPVSLISNNLTLLVPSDFYKEYIEDNYLSLLSAALKKNIGRGVKLWYSVMENKPTGQEKPITMNMKGKTIPTPKMQESLPPSFSPNLINPFVVPGMKKINIDSNLKADFSFDNYIEGESNKFASTVAKSIAKRPGATAFNPLFLYGGYGVGKTHLGHAVGLEVKNAYPEKVVLYLSSEKFIQQFVSAAKAHKQTEFANFYQMVDVLIIDDIQFLSGKKSTQDSFFHIFDYLHQNGKQIILTSDKAPVDILDIQDRIVSRFKWGLSAEIKSPDFDTRRKIIVDKLSRDGIVLTEDMLDFLASEVKTNVRELIGVINSVIAYSTIYKSELSLELLKDTINKIAANQKKVINIPYIQEVVCEYFGIQREQLLSKTRKREIALPRQLAMYFSKEFTNATFNKIGEEMGGKDHSTVMYACDTIKDVSKIDKEVKKYVKELTEKIKQ, from the coding sequence ATGGATGAAAATTTAACTTTAATTTGGGAAAAATGTCTTCAGTTTATGAGGGATAACCTTAACGCCGCTGAAGACAATACTGACCTAAAAAAACTCGAGAATTCTTTTGATTTATTGTTCGATAATGTACAACCTGTGTCATTAATCAGTAATAATTTGACCCTATTGGTTCCGAGTGATTTTTACAAAGAATATATTGAAGATAATTATTTATCCTTGCTTTCGGCTGCGCTTAAAAAAAATATTGGTAGAGGAGTTAAATTATGGTATTCTGTAATGGAAAATAAACCAACCGGTCAGGAAAAACCCATTACCATGAATATGAAAGGTAAAACAATTCCTACACCCAAAATGCAGGAAAGTTTGCCACCATCTTTTTCTCCGAACCTGATCAATCCATTTGTGGTGCCGGGAATGAAGAAGATCAATATTGATTCTAATCTGAAAGCAGATTTTTCTTTTGACAACTATATAGAAGGAGAAAGTAATAAGTTTGCTTCTACTGTTGCTAAATCAATCGCGAAAAGACCTGGAGCAACCGCTTTTAATCCCTTGTTTTTATATGGAGGATATGGAGTTGGAAAAACACACTTAGGTCATGCCGTTGGACTGGAAGTTAAAAATGCTTATCCTGAAAAAGTAGTTCTTTATTTATCTTCAGAGAAATTCATTCAACAATTCGTTTCTGCAGCGAAAGCGCATAAGCAAACTGAGTTTGCTAATTTTTATCAGATGGTTGATGTTTTGATCATCGACGATATTCAGTTTTTATCGGGCAAAAAATCTACGCAAGACAGTTTCTTCCATATTTTTGATTATCTGCACCAAAACGGAAAACAGATTATCTTAACGTCGGATAAGGCTCCTGTTGATATTTTGGATATTCAGGATCGTATTGTTTCCCGATTTAAGTGGGGACTTTCGGCTGAAATTAAATCTCCTGATTTCGACACCAGACGTAAAATTATCGTTGATAAATTAAGTCGTGACGGCATTGTTTTAACGGAAGATATGCTGGATTTCTTGGCCTCCGAAGTAAAAACTAATGTTCGTGAACTAATTGGTGTTATTAATTCGGTAATTGCCTATTCTACCATTTATAAATCAGAGTTATCACTGGAACTTCTTAAAGACACGATTAATAAAATCGCTGCAAACCAGAAAAAGGTAATCAATATTCCTTATATTCAGGAAGTTGTTTGCGAATATTTTGGGATCCAAAGAGAGCAGTTATTATCGAAAACGCGAAAAAGAGAAATCGCTTTGCCAAGACAGTTGGCAATGTATTTCTCGAAAGAGTTCACCAATGCTACCTTTAATAAAATCGGTGAGGAAATGGGCGGAAAAGACCATTCAACCGTAATGTATGCCTGCGATACGATCAAAGATGTTTCTAAAATCGATAAAGAAGTTAAAAAGTATGTTAAGGAATTAACAGAAAAAATAAAACAGTAG
- a CDS encoding low molecular weight protein-tyrosine-phosphatase — MVCLGNICRSPLAEGILKSKLPDTYIVESAGTINMHEGKSPDYRSIQTGKNNNVDISKQKSRHFSAKDFEEFDRIYCMDRNNLKDVLSLANDLQQRKKVSLLLDDEEVPDPYWGEQKDFDHVFQMLDSACEKIAADLQTQISPN; from the coding sequence ATGGTTTGCCTTGGAAATATTTGCAGAAGCCCTTTGGCCGAAGGGATACTGAAATCCAAACTCCCAGATACTTATATAGTTGAATCTGCAGGTACCATCAACATGCACGAAGGTAAAAGTCCTGATTACCGTTCTATCCAGACGGGAAAGAATAATAACGTCGACATTTCAAAACAAAAGTCTAGGCACTTTTCCGCAAAAGATTTTGAAGAGTTTGATCGTATTTATTGTATGGATCGCAATAATTTAAAAGACGTTCTTTCCTTAGCAAATGACCTCCAACAAAGAAAAAAAGTTTCTTTGCTTCTTGATGATGAAGAAGTTCCTGATCCTTATTGGGGCGAACAAAAAGATTTTGATCATGTCTTTCAAATGTTAGATTCTGCCTGTGAGAAAATCGCAGCTGATTTACAAACCCAAATTTCACCTAATTAA
- a CDS encoding SAM-dependent methyltransferase — MLFLIPAYLSENSPIDYFAPSVKEYILKTDYFFVENEKTARKVIKFFAPEKKQADLKLFLLNKNTERKDLQEAQMLMKKGQDFGLLSEAGLPCIADPGNLMVKWCHENAVKVIPINGPSSIILALIASGFNGQEFTFHGYIPIDKSDRKSKIKWLENQVQTTGYSQVFMETPYRNNPLFEDLCKTLAPTTKLCVAANINDPEHEFIRSLTIKDWLKNKPELHKMPAVFILGI; from the coding sequence ATGCTATTTCTAATTCCAGCTTATCTGTCAGAAAACTCGCCAATCGATTATTTTGCACCATCGGTAAAAGAATACATTCTTAAAACTGATTATTTCTTTGTTGAAAATGAAAAGACCGCTAGAAAGGTTATTAAATTTTTTGCACCTGAAAAGAAACAGGCAGATTTAAAATTATTTTTGTTAAATAAAAATACGGAAAGAAAGGATTTACAGGAAGCTCAGATGCTGATGAAAAAAGGTCAGGATTTCGGACTGCTTTCAGAAGCTGGTTTGCCGTGTATTGCAGATCCTGGGAATTTAATGGTTAAGTGGTGCCATGAAAATGCAGTGAAGGTTATTCCAATTAATGGACCTTCTTCAATTATATTAGCGTTGATCGCAAGTGGTTTCAACGGTCAGGAGTTTACTTTTCACGGATATATTCCTATCGATAAGTCAGACCGAAAATCAAAAATTAAATGGCTCGAAAATCAAGTGCAGACTACTGGGTATTCGCAGGTTTTTATGGAAACACCATACAGAAACAATCCTCTTTTTGAAGATTTGTGTAAGACTTTGGCACCAACTACAAAGCTTTGTGTGGCTGCAAATATCAATGATCCAGAACATGAATTCATTAGGTCTTTAACCATTAAAGACTGGCTAAAGAATAAGCCTGAATTGCATAAGATGCCGGCTGTTTTTATTTTAGGAATTTAA
- a CDS encoding class I SAM-dependent methyltransferase translates to MKDLMGQAIWDFYHEQNPENLLTETSISEIDDLPVDYFFRSFGDMNLIEQKALELSKGKVLDIGAGAGSHSLYLQNGKGLDVFALDFSPKSIEICQLRGVKNTLCSDILEYSGETFDTILLLMNGTGIFQSLDKIDLYLEKLHSLLNEDGQILIDSTDILYMYDKADDGGIMVPADHYYGEVDYFIHYKLDTEKPIKWLYLDFVTLKRAVENNGFKIEKILKEEDSFLARLTKEDLN, encoded by the coding sequence ATGAAAGACTTAATGGGACAGGCGATTTGGGATTTTTACCACGAGCAGAATCCTGAGAATTTGTTAACTGAAACTTCCATCTCTGAGATAGACGATCTTCCTGTTGATTACTTTTTTAGATCGTTTGGTGACATGAATTTGATAGAACAAAAAGCATTGGAATTATCGAAAGGAAAAGTTTTAGATATTGGAGCAGGAGCCGGTTCGCACAGTTTATATCTTCAAAATGGAAAAGGTCTGGACGTGTTTGCACTGGATTTTTCTCCGAAGTCAATTGAGATTTGTCAATTGCGTGGCGTTAAAAATACTTTGTGTTCGGATATTTTAGAATATTCAGGCGAAACTTTCGATACCATTCTTCTACTAATGAATGGAACAGGAATTTTTCAATCGCTTGATAAAATCGATTTATATCTAGAGAAATTGCATTCATTGTTAAATGAAGACGGACAAATTTTAATCGACAGCACCGATATTCTTTATATGTATGATAAGGCTGATGATGGCGGTATTATGGTTCCTGCAGATCATTATTATGGCGAAGTCGATTATTTTATCCATTATAAATTAGATACTGAAAAACCGATCAAATGGCTTTATCTGGATTTTGTAACTTTAAAAAGAGCTGTCGAAAATAACGGATTTAAAATTGAAAAAATACTGAAAGAAGAAGATTCTTTTTTAGCGAGATTAACGAAAGAAGACCTGAATTAA
- the metG gene encoding methionine--tRNA ligase — MSNRKMITAALPYANGPVHIGHLAGVYIPADVYARFQRRMGKDVAFICGSDEHGIPITIRAKKEGVTPQDIVDKYHGIIKKSFKDLGISFDEYSRTTSKRHHDVSQDFFKTLYNKGKFSEDVSEQYFDEQAGEFLADRYIVGTCPNCGNDNAYGDQCEKCGSTLSPSELINPKSMLSGNVPILKETKNWYLPLNEYEDFLNEWIIEGHKDDWKPNVYGQVKSWITDGLKPRAMTRDLNWGVPVPLPNAEGKVLYVWFDAPIGYISFTQQWAEKNGKDWKDYWQNENSDLVHFIGKDNIVFHCIIFPAMMKAHGNYIMPTNVPAFEFLNLENDKISTSRNWAVWAHEYVEEFPGQQDVLRYSLLSSAPETKDNNFTWKDFQTKNNSELVGIFGNFINRVAVLIHKYYDGIVPAGNENAEELNEVTKAATEVENFLEHYEFRNALTAMMNLARFGNQYLQIEEPWKTIKDHPEKAAQSLFVAAQIAVGLAQICEPFLPFSAEKLQKMFNVSQLNWEEIKNEKVLIKTGHQINPAELLFSKIEDETIEFQIQKLENTKESNKKTNPKANPMKEEIQFDDFTKIDLRTATILTAEKVEKADKLLKFSVDTGVDVRTVVSGVAESFTPEECVGKQVMILLNLAPRKIRGIESQGMLLLTNNAEGKLVFVTPTETVENGVEIG; from the coding sequence ATGTCAAATAGAAAGATGATTACGGCTGCCTTGCCGTACGCAAACGGACCCGTTCACATTGGTCATTTAGCAGGAGTTTATATTCCTGCAGATGTTTATGCTAGATTTCAGCGAAGAATGGGAAAAGATGTTGCTTTTATTTGTGGTTCCGACGAGCATGGAATTCCAATTACTATTCGTGCTAAAAAAGAAGGAGTTACTCCACAAGATATTGTTGATAAATACCACGGAATCATAAAGAAATCTTTTAAAGATTTAGGAATTTCTTTCGATGAATATTCCAGAACAACTTCTAAAAGACATCACGACGTTAGTCAGGATTTTTTCAAAACGCTATATAATAAAGGAAAATTCTCTGAAGATGTTTCCGAACAATATTTTGACGAACAGGCTGGCGAATTTTTAGCAGACCGATATATCGTAGGAACTTGCCCAAATTGTGGCAATGATAATGCTTATGGTGATCAGTGTGAGAAATGCGGTTCTACTCTTTCTCCTTCTGAATTAATAAATCCAAAATCAATGTTAAGCGGAAACGTTCCGATTTTAAAGGAAACCAAAAACTGGTATCTTCCTTTAAATGAATATGAAGATTTCCTAAATGAATGGATCATTGAAGGACATAAAGACGACTGGAAACCTAATGTGTACGGACAGGTAAAATCTTGGATAACTGATGGTTTGAAACCAAGAGCAATGACCAGAGATCTGAACTGGGGAGTTCCCGTTCCACTTCCAAATGCAGAAGGAAAGGTTCTTTATGTTTGGTTTGATGCACCTATTGGTTACATTTCATTCACCCAGCAATGGGCAGAAAAAAACGGCAAAGACTGGAAAGATTATTGGCAGAATGAAAATAGCGATTTAGTCCACTTCATAGGAAAAGACAATATCGTTTTCCACTGTATTATTTTTCCGGCGATGATGAAAGCGCATGGTAATTATATTATGCCTACCAATGTTCCGGCGTTTGAATTTTTAAATTTAGAAAACGACAAGATCTCAACTTCCCGTAACTGGGCAGTTTGGGCACACGAATATGTTGAAGAATTCCCTGGACAACAGGATGTTTTAAGATATTCACTTCTTTCTTCCGCTCCGGAAACCAAAGACAATAATTTCACCTGGAAAGATTTCCAGACGAAAAACAATTCAGAGTTGGTGGGAATTTTCGGAAACTTCATTAACAGAGTTGCCGTTTTGATTCATAAATATTACGACGGAATTGTTCCCGCTGGAAACGAAAATGCTGAAGAACTGAACGAAGTTACAAAAGCCGCGACCGAAGTTGAAAATTTCTTGGAACATTATGAATTCAGAAATGCTTTGACTGCAATGATGAATCTGGCCCGTTTTGGAAATCAATATCTTCAAATTGAAGAACCATGGAAAACTATTAAAGACCATCCAGAAAAAGCGGCGCAGTCTCTTTTCGTTGCGGCACAAATTGCAGTTGGATTGGCACAGATCTGTGAACCATTCCTGCCTTTCAGTGCAGAGAAATTACAGAAAATGTTTAATGTTTCTCAACTCAACTGGGAAGAAATTAAAAACGAAAAAGTATTAATCAAAACCGGACATCAAATTAATCCGGCAGAATTGTTATTCTCAAAAATTGAAGATGAAACCATCGAATTTCAAATTCAGAAATTAGAGAATACCAAAGAATCTAATAAAAAAACTAACCCGAAAGCCAACCCTATGAAAGAAGAAATTCAATTTGATGATTTTACCAAAATAGATTTAAGAACTGCAACCATTTTGACCGCTGAAAAAGTGGAAAAAGCAGACAAACTTTTGAAATTTTCCGTAGATACAGGCGTTGACGTAAGAACAGTGGTTTCTGGTGTTGCAGAAAGCTTCACGCCGGAAGAATGTGTAGGAAAACAGGTGATGATCTTATTAAATCTTGCTCCACGTAAAATCCGTGGAATCGAATCTCAGGGAATGTTGCTTTTAACCAATAATGCAGAAGGAAAATTGGTTTTTGTAACGCCTACTGAAACGGTGGAAAATGGTGTTGAAATTGGATAA
- a CDS encoding bile acid:sodium symporter family protein, giving the protein MLHKLKTFNQQNVFLILLMLMVVIGKFLPYRESYQHVFSLEYFIDWGIIGIFLLYGLKLNIKEVKKDISNWRLHLLVQIATFFLFPSLVFLFYGFANGTVYYSLWLSLFFLASLPSTVSSSVVMVSIAKGNVTSAIFNASISGLIGIVMTPFLMSLFLHHNGEHADTQAAIFYQLLLKVVLPIIFGLLLNPIFKKLIVKYRDLVSQFDKLIILLIVYDSFSKAFLQNIFKSVPPMVFVVLVISVLLLFFAVFEILEVITTKLKFSREDKITAKFCGSKKSLVHGSLFVLILGIPDNQKMLFLLPVMIFHSFQLFYVSWVANRLAKTAEI; this is encoded by the coding sequence ATGCTGCATAAACTCAAAACCTTTAATCAGCAGAATGTTTTTTTGATTCTCTTAATGTTGATGGTGGTAATAGGAAAGTTTCTTCCATACCGAGAGTCTTATCAGCACGTTTTTAGTCTAGAATATTTCATAGATTGGGGAATAATAGGAATATTCCTTCTTTATGGTTTGAAGCTAAATATTAAAGAAGTAAAAAAAGATATTTCAAACTGGCGGTTGCACTTGTTAGTGCAGATCGCTACATTTTTTTTATTTCCATCCTTGGTTTTTCTTTTTTATGGATTTGCGAACGGAACGGTCTATTACAGCCTATGGCTTTCTTTGTTTTTTTTGGCGAGTTTACCTTCTACTGTTTCATCATCGGTGGTAATGGTTTCTATTGCTAAAGGAAATGTAACTTCCGCTATTTTTAATGCTTCAATTTCTGGATTAATAGGGATTGTCATGACGCCGTTTTTAATGAGTTTATTCCTCCATCATAATGGCGAGCATGCAGATACTCAAGCAGCAATTTTTTATCAACTTCTTTTAAAAGTAGTTCTTCCCATTATTTTTGGATTACTTCTAAATCCCATTTTCAAAAAACTGATTGTGAAATACCGGGATTTGGTGTCACAGTTTGACAAATTAATTATCCTGCTCATCGTTTACGATAGTTTTTCTAAGGCTTTTCTTCAGAACATTTTTAAGTCTGTTCCACCTATGGTATTTGTGGTCCTTGTAATAAGCGTACTCCTGTTATTTTTTGCTGTTTTTGAAATTTTGGAGGTGATCACTACCAAATTAAAATTCTCTCGAGAAGATAAAATTACTGCTAAATTTTGTGGAAGTAAAAAATCGCTCGTACATGGTAGTTTATTTGTTTTGATTCTTGGAATTCCAGATAATCAAAAAATGCTGTTTCTTTTACCAGTGATGATTTTCCATAGCTTTCAACTATTTTATGTGAGTTGGGTAGCAAATCGATTGGCAAAAACAGCAGAAATATAG
- a CDS encoding nuclear transport factor 2 family protein, which yields MKNVFRLTVLLLLFCSFSLFAQKKGFYENVQKKNVSKVLDDLNTFAAVADFKNYFNLYAPESTFIGTDAGEVWNKKEFMEYAKPHFDKGKAWNFSSVKRNITFSTDGKYAWFDELLDTQMKICRGSGVLEKIGSQWKIRQYVLSMTIPNNVSNKVVEIKTPLEDEVLIKLRNK from the coding sequence ATGAAAAATGTTTTTCGGTTGACCGTTCTATTGCTTTTATTCTGTTCTTTTTCCCTTTTCGCACAAAAAAAAGGATTTTACGAAAATGTTCAGAAAAAAAATGTTAGTAAAGTTTTGGATGATTTAAATACTTTTGCCGCTGTTGCAGATTTTAAGAATTACTTTAATTTGTATGCACCAGAATCTACTTTTATTGGAACAGATGCTGGTGAAGTGTGGAATAAGAAAGAATTCATGGAGTATGCAAAACCTCACTTTGATAAAGGTAAAGCATGGAATTTCAGCTCTGTAAAAAGAAATATTACTTTTAGTACAGACGGAAAATATGCATGGTTCGATGAACTGTTAGATACCCAAATGAAAATTTGTAGAGGAAGTGGCGTTCTGGAAAAGATTGGTTCTCAATGGAAAATAAGACAGTATGTTCTTTCTATGACCATTCCAAATAATGTTAGTAATAAAGTAGTGGAAATTAAAACTCCGCTTGAAGATGAAGTATTGATTAAACTCAGAAATAAATAG
- a CDS encoding IS1595 family transposase, giving the protein MNIFSFGVEFSSEEDCISHFKAERDKIGVSCKCGKTDFFWIKSRLSYECKSCRKRTSLRSGTIMENSNLSFLVWYKAMFLMSATKKGFSAKEMQRQLGLKRYEPVWAMMHKLRKAMGKRDERYTLEGMIEMDEGYFTVESRELEQEKGIRGRGAVGKQNVAVMAESTPLENIETGETSKSCRYFKAIVLEDHTAEGINETIKESLAESSIVFTDQSTSYVDISQLVEIHISEKSSKETTKDTLRWVHIFISNAKRNLLGNYHKIKRKNLQLYLNEFVHKLNRRYFEDKLFDRLVIASITGV; this is encoded by the coding sequence ATGAATATTTTTAGTTTTGGCGTAGAGTTTAGCAGTGAAGAGGATTGTATATCTCATTTCAAAGCAGAACGTGACAAAATTGGTGTTTCCTGCAAGTGCGGAAAAACTGATTTTTTTTGGATTAAAAGCAGATTAAGTTACGAGTGTAAATCTTGTAGAAAGCGAACTTCATTACGAAGTGGAACCATCATGGAGAATTCCAATTTGTCCTTTCTAGTTTGGTATAAAGCGATGTTTTTGATGAGTGCAACAAAAAAGGGATTTTCTGCTAAAGAAATGCAAAGGCAATTAGGTTTGAAGCGCTATGAGCCAGTTTGGGCCATGATGCACAAATTGAGAAAAGCGATGGGAAAACGAGATGAAAGATACACTTTAGAGGGCATGATTGAAATGGATGAAGGGTATTTTACAGTTGAATCTAGAGAACTGGAACAAGAGAAAGGGATTCGTGGAAGAGGTGCAGTTGGAAAGCAAAATGTTGCAGTGATGGCGGAATCTACGCCATTAGAAAATATAGAAACGGGAGAGACATCGAAATCTTGTAGATATTTTAAAGCAATAGTATTAGAAGATCATACAGCAGAGGGAATTAATGAGACTATTAAAGAATCTTTGGCAGAATCCAGCATAGTTTTTACAGATCAAAGCACGTCATATGTTGATATATCACAACTTGTAGAAATTCATATTTCAGAAAAATCTTCGAAAGAAACTACAAAAGATACTTTGCGTTGGGTTCACATATTTATCAGTAATGCGAAAAGGAATTTATTAGGAAATTACCACAAAATAAAACGCAAAAACCTTCAACTTTATCTAAATGAGTTTGTTCATAAGTTAAATCGGAGATATTTTGAAGATAAACTGTTCGATAGACTTGTGATAGCAAGCATTACAGGAGTATGA
- a CDS encoding DUF808 domain-containing protein, translating to MASGFFAILDDIAALMDDVAVASKVATKQTAGILGDDLAVNAEKATGFLSSREIPVLWSITKGSFVNKLIIIPIAFLLQVLFPPAIKIILILGGLYLAYEGVEKIIEYLFHKNDKHVEVIEEIKNDVDAEKTKVKSAITTDFILSLEIVIIALGSVLDKSLAIQILTVSIVALLATVGVYGIVAVIVRMDDTGYKLIKKSHGKGFFNDLGNFLVKALPIIIKALSIIGTIALLLVSGGIFDHNIAEVHHLLPNVPEMAKHFLYGIIAGLVVVCLLFPIKKIYTLIKK from the coding sequence ATGGCTTCAGGATTTTTCGCAATATTAGATGATATTGCAGCATTAATGGACGATGTTGCTGTTGCCTCGAAAGTGGCTACTAAACAAACCGCAGGTATTTTGGGTGACGATTTAGCTGTGAATGCAGAGAAAGCGACTGGATTTCTATCTTCCAGAGAAATTCCTGTACTTTGGTCAATTACCAAGGGTTCCTTTGTGAACAAACTGATCATTATCCCTATTGCTTTTTTATTACAGGTTCTTTTTCCACCCGCGATTAAAATAATTTTAATCTTAGGTGGACTTTATCTTGCTTACGAAGGTGTGGAAAAGATTATTGAATATCTGTTTCATAAAAATGATAAACATGTAGAGGTAATTGAAGAGATCAAAAATGATGTGGATGCAGAAAAAACGAAAGTAAAATCTGCTATTACGACAGATTTTATTTTATCATTGGAAATCGTAATTATTGCTTTGGGGTCAGTACTAGATAAAAGCTTAGCCATTCAGATCCTTACTGTTTCTATTGTAGCTCTTTTAGCCACTGTAGGCGTTTATGGAATTGTAGCCGTAATAGTAAGAATGGATGATACAGGATATAAACTTATCAAAAAGTCTCACGGAAAAGGATTTTTTAACGACTTAGGAAATTTTTTAGTAAAGGCTCTACCAATTATTATTAAAGCACTGTCTATCATTGGAACAATTGCATTATTATTGGTTTCTGGTGGTATCTTCGATCACAACATAGCGGAAGTTCACCATTTATTACCAAATGTTCCCGAAATGGCCAAACATTTCTTGTACGGAATAATTGCTGGGTTGGTAGTGGTTTGTTTGCTTTTTCCCATCAAAAAGATCTATACATTGATTAAAAAATAA